Proteins encoded by one window of Mesorhizobium sp. INR15:
- a CDS encoding type I secretion system permease/ATPase has protein sequence MTPREGRSLDLRTAMLGCVPGLVGVGLFSAVINILALTGSVYMLQVYDRVLPSQSVPTLVGFTIGMLGLYAAYGLLDFVRLRLLVRIGNRVHKNLQQKVFTLSLSLPLVVGHGAGRVQPLRDLDQLRDFLSGLGPTVIFDAPWIPLYLAVIYLLHPSLGMLATAGAIVVMLLTVVAEILGRGPVKRASETLLAQRNLADSGRRNAEVVRAMGLSERLVGRWSEVSHAYLMHQERLSDIVGATGSLSRALRMALQSSVLGLGAYLVIGGEASPGVIIASSILLGRSLAPVDAAIANWRGFAAFRQSYSQLAAALAAFGSKSEPMELPRPQATLVVEELTIAPPGQQKPTVINVGFHLMAGAGLAIVGPSGSGKTTLVRALVGVWKPLRGTVRLDEASLDQWNPEQLGAHVGYLPQDVELFDGTVADNISRFRGKSDSKGVLAAARTAGVDKMIMRLAEGFQTRVGDGGTALSAGQRQLVGLARALYGDPFLVVLDEPNSNLDVDGDAALAGAILSVRRRGGIVIVVAHRPSALTNIDKVLVMSNGMVHSFGSREEVLANVIRPFPSVAERPGSVVPLQKGVGGA, from the coding sequence ATGACGCCAAGGGAAGGGCGCTCGCTAGACCTGCGCACCGCCATGTTGGGCTGTGTACCAGGGCTGGTTGGCGTTGGCCTGTTTTCCGCGGTCATAAACATTCTGGCGCTGACTGGCTCCGTCTATATGCTTCAAGTCTATGATCGCGTTCTGCCTTCGCAGAGCGTCCCCACGCTCGTCGGATTTACGATTGGGATGCTGGGTCTTTACGCAGCCTATGGACTGCTCGATTTCGTGCGGCTCCGCCTGCTCGTTCGGATCGGCAATCGCGTCCACAAAAATCTGCAGCAAAAGGTCTTCACTCTCTCGCTTTCTCTGCCGCTCGTTGTCGGGCATGGCGCGGGCCGAGTGCAGCCGCTTCGTGATCTCGACCAGTTGCGCGACTTTCTTTCCGGATTGGGCCCGACTGTCATCTTCGACGCCCCCTGGATACCGCTCTATCTGGCGGTCATCTATCTGCTACATCCCTCGCTCGGCATGCTGGCGACGGCCGGCGCGATTGTTGTCATGCTGCTGACGGTGGTCGCGGAAATCCTTGGCCGTGGACCGGTCAAGCGTGCGTCTGAAACACTTCTGGCGCAGCGGAACCTTGCCGATTCCGGCCGCCGCAATGCAGAGGTCGTACGCGCAATGGGTCTCTCGGAGCGGCTCGTCGGTCGCTGGAGCGAGGTCAGTCACGCGTATCTCATGCATCAGGAGCGGCTCTCCGACATTGTCGGCGCCACCGGTTCCCTGTCGAGGGCACTCCGGATGGCCTTGCAGTCTTCCGTTCTGGGGCTCGGCGCCTATCTCGTGATAGGCGGCGAAGCTTCACCAGGCGTGATCATCGCGTCTTCCATATTGCTGGGCCGCTCGCTGGCTCCCGTCGATGCGGCGATCGCGAACTGGCGGGGGTTCGCGGCGTTCCGGCAGAGCTATTCCCAACTGGCGGCGGCGCTGGCTGCTTTCGGTAGCAAGAGCGAGCCTATGGAACTGCCACGTCCCCAGGCCACGCTCGTGGTCGAGGAACTGACAATCGCTCCGCCAGGCCAACAGAAACCGACGGTGATCAATGTTGGCTTCCATTTGATGGCGGGCGCGGGATTAGCCATCGTTGGTCCAAGCGGCTCTGGGAAGACGACGCTCGTGCGCGCGTTGGTAGGAGTGTGGAAGCCACTTCGCGGAACGGTAAGGCTGGACGAAGCCTCACTCGACCAATGGAATCCGGAACAGCTCGGCGCGCATGTCGGCTACTTGCCCCAGGATGTTGAACTGTTCGATGGAACCGTTGCAGACAACATTTCGCGGTTCCGGGGCAAAAGCGATTCCAAAGGAGTTCTGGCAGCCGCCAGAACCGCGGGCGTCGACAAGATGATCATGCGCCTGGCGGAAGGCTTTCAGACACGGGTGGGCGACGGAGGGACCGCGCTGTCCGCGGGGCAGCGGCAACTCGTCGGGCTCGCCAGGGCTCTCTATGGCGATCCATTTCTTGTCGTCCTTGACGAGCCAAATTCGAATCTGGACGTAGACGGCGATGCCGCCCTGGCCGGAGCGATCCTGTCGGTACGCCGGCGTGGAGGCATCGTCATCGTTGTCGCGCACCGACCTTCCGCCCTCACCAATATCGACAAGGTCCTCGTCATGTCGAATGGAATGGTTCATTCCTTTGGCTCGCGCGAGGAGGTCCTGGCGAACGTTATCCGGCCCTTCCCATCAGTCGCCGAGCGGCCGGGTTCGGTCGTCCCGCTGCAGAAAGGGGTGGGCGGTGCGTGA
- a CDS encoding HlyD family type I secretion periplasmic adaptor subunit, translating into MSDAAMSSHAPADRGSRWTGPLEASDGIRANLILGLMTTVLLVVGGGLWLGLTKIAGAVIAPATVVVESNIKKIQHQTGGTIGGIFAQDGDHVQAGDVVVRLDDTVTRANLQIINEDLDRAAVRLVRLEAERQGLPEMKLPASLQVRTGNSELAGLVNGERALFESRAAALAGQKAQLQSRSKQLENEIEGLKAQQASADESIVLLDRDRTDVETLYSKKLVPKERLSNVRLEATRAHGESGRLAAAVAEAEARVSETALQILQLDEQRRSDVTSELRETEAKVTELNERRVVADDELTKTTIRAPQSGTIQESSVHTIGGVVGAGEVLMMVVPDADNLVVDALIPPSRIDDVRPGQPVSIRFPAFDVGTTPACQGTVRRISADLIKDQQRQLSYFSARISVENKVDCLTDSKVLKPGMPAEVHISTDQRSAWSYLLKPLTDQMSRAFRQ; encoded by the coding sequence GTGTCTGACGCGGCGATGTCGTCACACGCCCCGGCTGACCGTGGAAGCCGATGGACCGGGCCGCTTGAAGCGTCGGACGGCATCCGCGCCAATCTGATCCTGGGCCTGATGACCACGGTTCTGCTGGTTGTCGGTGGGGGGCTCTGGCTTGGCTTGACCAAAATCGCCGGCGCTGTGATCGCGCCTGCCACGGTGGTGGTCGAAAGCAACATAAAGAAAATCCAGCATCAGACCGGCGGCACCATCGGCGGTATCTTCGCGCAAGACGGCGATCACGTGCAGGCCGGCGATGTGGTGGTCAGGCTCGACGACACCGTGACGCGGGCGAACTTGCAGATAATCAATGAGGACCTCGATCGCGCGGCCGTTCGTCTTGTGCGACTTGAGGCCGAACGGCAGGGGCTACCGGAAATGAAGCTCCCCGCCAGTCTACAGGTCCGGACGGGCAATTCGGAACTGGCGGGGCTTGTCAATGGCGAACGCGCGCTGTTCGAAAGCCGCGCGGCTGCTCTTGCGGGACAGAAGGCACAGTTGCAAAGCCGCTCGAAACAACTCGAAAATGAGATCGAAGGGTTGAAGGCCCAGCAGGCCTCGGCAGACGAGTCCATTGTCCTGCTGGATCGAGATCGGACCGATGTCGAAACACTCTATTCGAAAAAACTGGTGCCCAAGGAAAGGCTGAGCAACGTCAGGCTGGAAGCCACGCGAGCCCACGGAGAATCCGGACGCCTTGCCGCGGCGGTCGCGGAGGCGGAGGCCCGGGTTAGCGAGACCGCGTTGCAAATCCTCCAACTGGACGAGCAACGGCGCAGCGACGTCACCAGCGAACTCCGCGAGACGGAAGCCAAGGTGACGGAGCTCAACGAGCGCAGAGTTGTGGCGGACGACGAACTGACCAAGACCACCATCCGCGCCCCACAGTCGGGAACAATACAGGAATCGTCCGTCCACACGATCGGCGGCGTGGTCGGTGCCGGGGAAGTGCTCATGATGGTTGTTCCCGATGCCGACAATCTCGTGGTGGATGCGCTTATCCCCCCATCGCGTATTGATGACGTTCGTCCCGGTCAGCCCGTCTCGATCCGCTTCCCCGCTTTCGATGTCGGCACAACGCCGGCCTGCCAGGGCACGGTTCGGCGCATTTCAGCGGATCTGATCAAGGATCAGCAACGCCAGCTCTCATATTTCTCCGCGCGCATCAGTGTCGAAAATAAAGTGGACTGCCTTACGGACTCAAAGGTGCTCAAGCCGGGAATGCCGGCCGAAGTCCACATAAGCACCGATCAGCGCAGTGCCTGGTCTTACTTGCTGAAGCCGCTTACCGATCAGATGTCTCGAGCCTTCCGCCAATGA